GGCTCTTTAGAAAATTTGAAAATCGTTTTATCGAAACATACCCTTAACCGGAGGAGGCGTACCAATGGTACAAAAAAAATCAAAGGCCGAACGTGAAGAAGAGACGGGCAAGCCGATCTGGATCCTGATTGATCTGATCCGCCCTTTCAAAGGACAGCCGAGAATATATTTCAATCCCGACCAGATGAACTCGCTCACCGGGAGCATCGAGGAATTCGATCAGGAAGATGTTGTTAAGGTCCGCCGGCTCAGAGACAAAAAAGACCCGCGGCACAAATACGAACTGATCGATGGCGAGCGCCGCTACCTCGCCTGCAAAAAAGCCGGAAAGAAAAAAATCCAGGCGGTGGTGAAAAAAGTCAAAGACCTGGAAGAACAATTCTTCAAATCCTTGACCGCCAATGCTTGCCGGGCCGGACTGACGCCGTTCGAAGAAGCCCTGGCGATTGAAAGGGCGATGAAAATGAAAAGGATGAGGGACCTGCCGGCCGGACAACAGGTCGTCATGTTCAGCAAAATTTTCGGCTGTACGACAGTTACAATCTACAAACGTCTGGCCTTGCTCCGCCTGCATCCCGAAGTCCGGGCGATGCTTGATCCCCGATTGCCCGCTGAAAAACAGCTGAGTCTGGCGCTGGCTGACTTCATTTCCGAGAATGATCCCGGTTTTCAGCTCGCGGTCGCCAAGAAAGCGGTGGAAAAAAAGATGACGCTCAATCAGGCGCGATCATTCGCCCGCAAGCTGGCCCATAAAAAGGGCGTATCGGCCGGAACGGCCAAACACCGCGGTCCGCACGATGATTACCGATTATTCTCATCGTTCGTGCGCAAAACTTTCGACCAGCTCGGCATGTTTGCC
This genomic stretch from Patescibacteria group bacterium harbors:
- a CDS encoding ParB/RepB/Spo0J family partition protein yields the protein MVQKKSKAEREEETGKPIWILIDLIRPFKGQPRIYFNPDQMNSLTGSIEEFDQEDVVKVRRLRDKKDPRHKYELIDGERRYLACKKAGKKKIQAVVKKVKDLEEQFFKSLTANACRAGLTPFEEALAIERAMKMKRMRDLPAGQQVVMFSKIFGCTTVTIYKRLALLRLHPEVRAMLDPRLPAEKQLSLALADFISENDPGFQLAVAKKAVEKKMTLNQARSFARKLAHKKGVSAGTAKHRGPHDDYRLFSSFVRKTFDQLGMFAESALRENLLKRPLEDLEVMDTALKEIISRFTELKNALLTRRLLTRR